In a single window of the Carassius gibelio isolate Cgi1373 ecotype wild population from Czech Republic chromosome A12, carGib1.2-hapl.c, whole genome shotgun sequence genome:
- the LOC128025664 gene encoding sialoadhesin-like, protein MPKDIHGLKGSCLVIPCSYYYSSNPPQNPGRVVWYQWVSFGYPLVYDPLHPKKVIEKFRGKTDLFGSSSWDCSLLIKNLDEVHHGELVYAWIDPENVGWRTFRFYDVTSTILVNASPQQPSIKIYGGVWTGDTITVVCSTLHTCPYSKPNITLNNIEGSDEMDNEHIEDGLWKITLTRTSVTNAENATIECSVIYYGGITVTAMKSINAQCTFSVQL, encoded by the exons ATGCCAAAAGACATTCACGGCCTCAAAGGTTCCTGCTTGGTTATACCATGTTCTTACTACTACAGCTCAAACCCACCCCAAAACCCAGGTAGAGTTGTGTGGTATCAGTGGGTTTCTTTTGGCTACCCTTTAGTTTACGATCCATTGCATCCAAAAAAAGTCATTGAGAAGTTCAGAGGGAAAACTGATTTATTTGGAAGCTCAAGTTGGGATTGCAGTCTACTGATCAAAAATCTGGATGAGGTCCATCATGGAGAGTTAGTATATGCATGGATTGACCCTGAAAATGTTGGCTGGCGCACCTTCAGGTTTTATGATGTCACCTCCACAATTCTTGTTAATG cAAGTCCACAGCAGCCCAGCATCAAGATCTATGGAGGTGTATGGACAGGTGACACCATTACAGTAGTGTGTTCGACTTTACACACGTGTCCATACAGCAAACCAAACATCACTCTCAACAACATCGAAGGATCTGATGAAATGGACAATGAGCATATTGAAGACGGCCTGTGGAAAATCACTCTGACACGCACATCTGTCACAAATGCAGAAAATGCCACTATTGAGTGTTCAGTAATATATTATGGCGGCATAACAGTTACAGCTATGAAGAGCATAAACGCACAATGTACGTTTTCTGTGCAGTTATGA